In the Pseudolabrys taiwanensis genome, one interval contains:
- the gmk gene encoding guanylate kinase: MSDEADISRRGIMLVLSSPSGAGKTTLTRNLLEQENKDDPGKLELSVSATTRPKRQSEIEGVHYHFLDKGQFERMRDRDELLEWAEVHGNYYGTPRDPVEKALSEGRDVLFDIDWQGTRQLLDKMRDDVVTVFVLPPSAQELKSRLVRRAEDSDAVIAKRLKNAAEEFLHWNEYDYILVNRDLNKSFARLRAILTAERLKRVKMRNLEDFVGKLLTELKSITP; encoded by the coding sequence ATGAGCGACGAAGCCGACATCAGCCGCCGCGGCATCATGCTGGTGCTGTCCTCGCCGTCCGGCGCGGGCAAAACGACGCTGACGCGCAATCTGCTTGAACAGGAGAACAAGGACGATCCGGGCAAGCTGGAGCTGTCCGTCTCGGCGACGACGCGACCGAAGCGACAGAGCGAGATCGAGGGCGTGCACTACCACTTCCTCGACAAAGGCCAGTTCGAGCGCATGCGCGATCGCGACGAGCTTCTGGAATGGGCGGAGGTGCACGGCAACTACTACGGCACGCCCCGCGATCCGGTGGAGAAGGCGCTCAGTGAAGGGCGCGACGTACTCTTCGACATCGATTGGCAGGGTACGCGGCAGTTGCTCGACAAGATGCGCGACGACGTCGTGACGGTGTTTGTGCTGCCGCCGTCGGCACAGGAACTGAAGTCGCGGCTGGTGCGCCGCGCCGAGGACAGCGACGCCGTCATCGCCAAGCGTCTCAAGAACGCGGCGGAAGAATTCCTGCACTGGAACGAGTACGACTATATCCTGGTCAACCGCGATCTCAATAAGAGCTTCGCGCGCCTGCGTGCGATCCTGACGGCCGAGCGGCTCAAGCGCGTGAAGATGCGTAACCTGGAAGACTTCGTCGGCAAGCTGCTCACCGAACTCAAGAGCATCACGCCGTAG
- the mltG gene encoding endolytic transglycosylase MltG: MALEPERIPPPKKHSKRARHPLVIAGNAIFMILVVISVTVGAGLYFGKQRFEAPGPLVEDKVVNIPRGLGIKDIADLLVREGVIDQPYVFMGGVIALKARGDLKSGEYQFNKRASVADVVDTIIENKVVQHTLTIAEGLTSEQIVAKLLETDALSGQIKEIPREGTLLPETYKFTRGMSREQLIQRMQQAHKRVLSEVWERRMPDIPIKTPEQLVTLASIVEKETGKPDERTRVAAVFINRLKAKMRLQSDPTIIYGLTGGKGSLGRPIMKSEIEQPTPYNTYVIEGLPPGPIANPGRASLEAAANPARTKELYFVADGTGGHVFSENYAEHQKNVAKLRAIEQGAAPPPTVTPAPTPSGPTIVEPPATTPPANGRRNNNRR; this comes from the coding sequence GTGGCTTTGGAGCCGGAGCGCATCCCGCCGCCGAAGAAGCATTCCAAGCGCGCCCGTCACCCGCTCGTGATCGCAGGCAATGCGATCTTCATGATCCTGGTCGTGATCTCGGTGACGGTCGGCGCCGGCCTCTATTTCGGCAAGCAGCGTTTCGAGGCGCCGGGTCCGCTCGTCGAGGACAAGGTCGTCAACATCCCCCGCGGTCTCGGCATCAAGGACATCGCGGACCTGCTCGTGCGCGAAGGCGTGATCGATCAGCCTTACGTGTTCATGGGCGGCGTGATCGCGTTGAAGGCACGCGGCGATCTCAAGAGCGGCGAGTATCAGTTCAACAAGCGCGCCAGCGTCGCCGACGTCGTCGACACGATCATCGAGAACAAGGTGGTGCAGCACACCTTGACCATCGCCGAGGGGCTTACTTCGGAGCAGATCGTCGCCAAGCTGCTCGAGACCGACGCGCTCTCCGGCCAGATCAAGGAGATCCCCCGCGAGGGCACGTTGCTGCCGGAGACCTACAAGTTCACGCGCGGCATGAGCCGTGAGCAGCTTATCCAGCGCATGCAGCAGGCCCACAAGCGCGTCCTCTCCGAGGTGTGGGAACGGCGCATGCCGGATATCCCGATCAAGACGCCGGAGCAGTTGGTGACGCTCGCCTCAATCGTCGAGAAGGAGACCGGCAAGCCGGACGAGCGCACGCGGGTCGCCGCCGTGTTCATCAATCGTCTGAAGGCCAAGATGCGGCTGCAGTCGGACCCCACGATCATCTACGGTTTGACCGGCGGCAAAGGCTCGCTCGGCCGTCCGATCATGAAGAGCGAGATCGAGCAGCCGACGCCGTACAACACCTACGTCATCGAAGGCCTGCCGCCCGGGCCGATCGCCAATCCCGGACGGGCCTCGCTCGAAGCGGCCGCCAATCCGGCGCGCACGAAGGAGCTTTATTTCGTGGCTGACGGCACCGGCGGTCACGTGTTCTCTGAGAACTACGCCGAGCATCAGAAGAACGTCGCCAAGCTGCGGGCGATCGAACAGGGCGCCGCGCCGCCGCCGACCGTCACGCCGGCGCCGACGCCGTCTGGACCCACCATCGTCGAGCCGCCGGCGACGACCCCACCCGCCAACGGCCGGCGCAACAACAATCGGCGCTGA
- a CDS encoding YicC/YloC family endoribonuclease, giving the protein MALSSMTGFARGHGVTGAYAWSWEIKSVNAKGLDVRFRLPPGWDAVEGPARARATEKLSRGTVYVNLTVERKGVAPTVKINEPVLNAVLMTIHNLTGRVDAAAPTLDGILALKGVIEVTEEDEREEDRRAAEKAVIAGFETALAALTAMRQEEGATLGRLLSTRLDEIAALAARAEAAPGRKPEAIKARLAEQVNALLSTSQRFDTDRLYQEAIMLATKADIREELDRLASHVAQAQKLLAEGGPAGRRLDFLAQELNRESNTLTAKANDVELTNIGLQLKSVVEQFREQVQNLE; this is encoded by the coding sequence ATGGCCTTGTCTAGCATGACCGGATTCGCGCGTGGGCACGGCGTTACCGGTGCCTACGCCTGGAGCTGGGAGATCAAGTCGGTCAATGCCAAGGGCCTCGACGTCCGCTTTCGTCTGCCGCCGGGCTGGGATGCCGTGGAAGGGCCGGCGCGGGCGCGTGCGACCGAGAAGCTTTCGCGTGGCACCGTCTACGTCAACCTCACGGTCGAGCGCAAAGGCGTGGCGCCGACGGTGAAGATCAACGAGCCGGTGCTGAACGCCGTGCTGATGACGATCCACAATCTGACCGGCAGGGTGGATGCGGCGGCGCCGACGCTCGACGGCATTCTCGCGCTCAAGGGCGTGATCGAAGTTACCGAAGAGGACGAGCGCGAGGAAGATCGTCGCGCCGCCGAGAAGGCCGTCATCGCGGGCTTTGAAACGGCGCTCGCGGCGCTCACCGCCATGCGGCAGGAGGAAGGCGCGACGCTCGGCCGATTGCTGTCGACGCGTCTCGACGAGATCGCGGCATTGGCCGCGCGGGCGGAAGCGGCGCCCGGACGCAAGCCGGAAGCAATCAAGGCGCGTCTGGCGGAACAGGTGAATGCACTGCTCTCGACGTCACAGCGCTTCGATACCGATCGCCTCTACCAGGAGGCGATCATGCTTGCGACCAAGGCCGACATCCGCGAGGAGCTCGACCGTCTCGCCTCGCACGTCGCGCAAGCGCAGAAGCTCCTCGCCGAAGGCGGCCCGGCAGGGCGCCGGCTCGATTTCCTGGCGCAGGAACTCAACCGCGAATCGAATACGCTGACGGCCAAGGCCAACGACGTGGAGCTGACCAATATCGGCCTGCAGTTGAAGAGCGTGGTCGAGCAGTTCCGCGAGCAGGTGCAGAACCTCGAATGA
- the fabF gene encoding beta-ketoacyl-ACP synthase II, whose amino-acid sequence MRRVVITGMGMLSPLGCGVEPTWSRLLNGESGAKKVDTFEVSDIAAKIACMIPHGDGSNGTYNADQWMEPKEQRKVDPFIVYAMCAARQALDDAGWHPKTEDEKTSTGVLIGSGIGGIEGIAETAITMHEKGPRRVSPFFIPGRIINLASGFVSIEFGLKGPNHAVVTACSTGAHAIGDAGRMIALGDADVMVAGGAESPVNRLSLAGFSALRALSTAFNDDPTRASRPYDKDRDGFVMGEGAGALVLEELEHAKARGAKIYAELVGYGLSGDAFHITAPSPDGDGAFRCMSMALKRAGITADEIDYINAHGTSTMADEIELGAVERLVGNAAARISMSSTKSCIGHLLGAAGAVEAIFSILAIRDNVAPPTINLDNPSVETPIDLVPHRARKREINTALSNSFGFGGTNASVIFRRYAA is encoded by the coding sequence ATGAGGCGAGTTGTCATCACCGGAATGGGAATGCTCTCGCCGCTCGGTTGCGGCGTGGAGCCGACGTGGTCACGTCTGCTCAACGGTGAAAGCGGCGCCAAGAAGGTCGATACGTTCGAAGTCTCCGACATCGCCGCCAAGATCGCGTGCATGATTCCGCACGGCGACGGCTCGAACGGCACCTACAATGCCGATCAGTGGATGGAGCCGAAGGAGCAGCGCAAGGTCGACCCGTTCATCGTCTACGCGATGTGCGCGGCGCGCCAGGCGCTCGACGACGCCGGCTGGCATCCCAAGACCGAAGACGAGAAGACATCGACCGGTGTGTTGATCGGCTCGGGCATCGGCGGCATTGAAGGCATCGCCGAGACCGCCATCACCATGCACGAGAAGGGGCCGCGCCGCGTCTCCCCGTTCTTCATTCCGGGCCGCATCATCAACCTCGCCTCCGGTTTCGTGTCGATCGAGTTCGGCCTGAAGGGGCCGAACCATGCGGTGGTCACGGCCTGTTCGACCGGTGCCCATGCGATCGGCGACGCCGGCCGCATGATCGCGCTCGGCGACGCCGACGTGATGGTCGCCGGCGGCGCGGAGTCTCCGGTCAATCGGTTGTCGCTGGCCGGCTTCTCGGCGCTGCGCGCGCTGTCGACCGCGTTCAATGATGATCCCACGCGCGCCTCGCGTCCGTACGACAAGGACCGCGACGGCTTCGTGATGGGCGAGGGCGCCGGTGCCCTGGTGCTCGAGGAGCTTGAGCACGCCAAGGCGCGCGGTGCCAAGATCTACGCCGAACTGGTCGGCTACGGCCTGTCGGGCGACGCCTTCCACATCACGGCGCCGTCTCCGGACGGCGATGGCGCCTTCCGCTGCATGAGCATGGCGCTCAAGCGCGCCGGCATCACCGCGGACGAAATCGACTACATCAACGCCCATGGGACCTCGACCATGGCCGACGAAATCGAGCTCGGCGCCGTCGAGCGGCTGGTCGGCAATGCGGCCGCGCGTATCTCGATGTCGTCGACCAAGTCGTGCATCGGCCATCTTTTGGGCGCCGCCGGCGCTGTCGAGGCGATTTTCTCGATTTTGGCGATCCGAGACAACGTGGCGCCGCCGACGATCAATCTCGACAATCCCTCAGTCGAAACGCCGATCGACCTCGTGCCGCACCGGGCGCGCAAGCGTGAAATCAACACCGCACTGTCGAACTCCTTCGGTTTCGGCGGCACCAACGCGTCCGTGATCTTCCGGCGGTATGCGGCCTGA
- the fabG gene encoding 3-oxoacyl-[acyl-carrier-protein] reductase codes for MFDLTGKTALVTGATGAIGEGIARALHQQGATVALSGTRREQLEKLAGEFGSRVHVLPCNLADKDAVEALVPSAEEKMEKVDILVANAGITKDNLFVQLKDEDWDNVIAVNLTATFRLTRAAVSRMMRRRWGRVIGISSVVGFTGNAGQGNYTASKAGMVGMMKAVAAEYAKRNVTANCIAPGFIASAMTDKLNDKQRESILARVPAGKLGSAQDIAAAAVYLASEEAHYVTGQTIHVNGGMAMF; via the coding sequence ATGTTCGATCTTACGGGCAAGACCGCGCTTGTGACCGGCGCCACCGGCGCTATCGGTGAGGGCATCGCGCGTGCACTGCATCAACAGGGCGCAACCGTAGCGCTCTCCGGCACGCGGCGAGAACAGCTCGAAAAGCTTGCCGGCGAATTCGGCAGCCGCGTCCACGTGTTGCCGTGCAACCTGGCGGACAAGGATGCTGTCGAAGCGCTGGTGCCGTCGGCCGAAGAGAAGATGGAGAAGGTCGACATCCTTGTCGCCAATGCCGGCATCACCAAGGACAATCTGTTCGTTCAGCTCAAGGACGAAGACTGGGACAACGTCATCGCCGTCAATCTGACGGCGACCTTCCGGCTCACCCGCGCGGCCGTTTCCCGCATGATGCGCCGCCGCTGGGGCCGCGTGATCGGCATCTCGTCGGTGGTCGGTTTCACCGGCAATGCCGGGCAGGGCAACTATACCGCATCGAAGGCCGGCATGGTTGGCATGATGAAAGCTGTCGCTGCCGAATACGCAAAGCGTAACGTGACGGCCAACTGCATCGCGCCGGGTTTCATCGCCAGCGCGATGACGGACAAGCTCAATGACAAGCAGCGTGAAAGCATCTTGGCGCGGGTTCCCGCGGGCAAGCTTGGGAGCGCGCAAGACATCGCTGCCGCGGCCGTTTATCTGGCTTCCGAGGAGGCACATTACGTCACGGGGCAGACGATTCACGTGAACGGTGGAATGGCGATGTTTTAA
- a CDS encoding LPS-assembly protein LptD, with the protein MAGLLSTRPSGHRLSRRGAAGIVAVLSLLVCGGLLAPAPIAAQELTFPVRPGPLPKSPSAVERANSKQMLVQAREINYDYTNNQVSAVGNVQMYYGGATIEADKVVYDQKTKRLRAEGNVRLTEQDGKVTYGQVMDLSDDYRDGFVDSLRLDTPDQTRLAAARAERTSGNYTVFQNGVYTACAECKDNPKKPPLWQVKAARIIHDQGEKMMYFEDARLEFFGAPLMYFPYFSAPDPTVKRKTGVLMPSVGSSGKFGMSLEVPYYWALAPNYDVTFAPMITTKQGPMLQGEFRQRLMNGAYSIRAAGIKQWDPNYFVRSDGTSTPGARDWRGSVESSGQFALSDKWTFGWDAIALSDKTFLQDYNPNLSRYRQVDALQTALTEGVSQLYLAGKGNRSYFDARSIYYLGFSEADAQSQIPVIHPVIDYTYTFDRPILGGEVGFNANFTSLTRNQANFDAISTTALNTGACGITADPALKTTSNCLLRGVPGTYSRFSAETHWRRTITDQYGQVFTPFASVRADAGAMQIKNDPGVSNYIDTGDTNLVRAMPTIGLEYRYPFISVQSWGTQTIEPIAQVIARPNETQIGRWPNEDAQSLIFDDSNLFKVDKFSGWDRVEGGGRANYGVQYTAQFNKGGFVNALFGQSYQLFGENSYSYGGTTNTGLNSGLDTTRSDYVARVSYQPNSIYSFTSRFRFDHDTFETKRFELEARANFDRWTGMVLYGDYAAQPELGFLNRRQGIYGLGTYKLDANWVLLGGARYDINAEKFDQTRIGVGYVDDCLILAVNYITSYIYSGNVTNNHTIMLQLSLRTLGGTSVTQAVGNGQ; encoded by the coding sequence ATGGCGGGGCTTCTTAGCACTCGTCCATCAGGGCACCGGCTGTCTCGCCGCGGTGCCGCCGGGATTGTTGCCGTCCTCAGCCTGCTGGTCTGCGGTGGATTGCTCGCGCCTGCGCCGATCGCCGCCCAGGAGCTGACCTTCCCTGTTCGTCCGGGACCGCTGCCCAAGTCGCCGTCCGCCGTCGAGCGCGCCAACTCGAAGCAGATGCTCGTGCAGGCCCGCGAGATCAACTACGACTACACGAACAATCAGGTCTCGGCCGTCGGCAACGTCCAGATGTACTATGGCGGCGCGACCATCGAGGCCGACAAGGTCGTCTACGACCAGAAGACCAAGCGTCTGCGCGCCGAGGGTAACGTCCGCCTGACCGAGCAGGATGGCAAGGTCACTTACGGCCAGGTCATGGACCTGTCGGACGACTATCGCGACGGCTTCGTCGACTCGCTGCGCCTCGACACGCCTGACCAGACCCGTCTGGCCGCCGCCCGCGCCGAGCGTACCTCCGGCAACTACACGGTGTTCCAGAACGGCGTCTACACCGCCTGTGCCGAATGTAAGGACAACCCGAAGAAGCCGCCGCTCTGGCAGGTGAAGGCCGCCCGCATCATCCACGATCAGGGCGAGAAGATGATGTACTTCGAGGACGCACGCCTCGAATTCTTCGGCGCTCCCTTGATGTACTTCCCGTACTTCTCGGCGCCCGATCCGACGGTCAAGCGCAAGACGGGCGTTCTGATGCCGAGCGTGGGCTCGAGCGGCAAGTTCGGCATGTCGCTCGAAGTGCCCTACTACTGGGCGTTGGCGCCGAACTACGACGTTACCTTCGCGCCAATGATCACGACGAAGCAGGGGCCGATGCTGCAGGGCGAATTCCGCCAGCGGCTGATGAACGGCGCATACTCGATCCGCGCAGCGGGCATCAAGCAGTGGGATCCGAACTACTTCGTCCGTAGCGACGGCACCTCGACGCCGGGCGCTCGTGATTGGCGCGGTAGCGTGGAGAGCTCCGGTCAGTTCGCGCTGAGCGACAAATGGACGTTCGGCTGGGACGCCATCGCACTTTCGGACAAGACGTTCCTGCAGGATTACAACCCGAACCTGTCGCGCTACCGGCAGGTCGATGCACTGCAGACCGCGCTGACCGAAGGCGTGTCGCAGCTGTATCTCGCCGGCAAAGGCAACCGTAGCTATTTCGACGCGCGTAGCATTTACTATCTCGGCTTCTCGGAGGCCGATGCGCAGAGCCAGATCCCGGTCATCCATCCGGTAATCGACTACACGTACACCTTCGACCGCCCGATTCTCGGCGGCGAGGTCGGATTCAACGCTAACTTCACCAGCCTTACCCGCAATCAAGCGAATTTCGACGCGATCTCGACGACCGCGCTCAATACCGGCGCGTGCGGCATCACCGCCGACCCTGCGCTCAAGACAACCAGCAACTGTTTGCTGCGCGGCGTTCCCGGCACCTACAGCCGCTTCTCGGCGGAGACCCACTGGCGGCGCACGATTACCGACCAATACGGCCAAGTCTTCACGCCGTTCGCGTCGGTCCGCGCCGACGCCGGCGCCATGCAGATCAAGAACGACCCGGGCGTGTCGAACTACATCGACACCGGCGACACCAATCTGGTGCGCGCCATGCCGACGATCGGCCTCGAGTATCGCTACCCCTTCATCAGCGTGCAGTCCTGGGGCACGCAGACCATCGAGCCGATCGCGCAGGTCATCGCGCGGCCGAACGAGACCCAGATCGGCCGCTGGCCGAACGAAGACGCGCAGAGCCTGATCTTCGACGACAGCAACCTATTCAAGGTCGACAAGTTCTCCGGCTGGGACCGCGTCGAAGGCGGCGGCCGCGCCAACTACGGCGTGCAATACACGGCGCAGTTCAACAAAGGCGGCTTCGTCAACGCCCTGTTCGGACAGTCCTATCAACTATTCGGCGAGAACTCCTATTCGTATGGCGGCACGACCAATACGGGCCTGAACAGCGGTCTCGACACGACACGCTCGGACTATGTGGCGCGCGTGTCGTATCAGCCGAACAGCATCTACAGCTTCACGTCCCGCTTCCGCTTCGACCACGATACGTTTGAGACCAAGCGCTTCGAACTCGAAGCCCGCGCGAACTTCGATCGCTGGACCGGCATGGTGCTGTACGGAGACTATGCTGCCCAGCCGGAACTCGGCTTCCTCAACCGCCGTCAGGGCATCTACGGCCTCGGCACGTACAAGCTCGATGCCAACTGGGTGTTGCTGGGCGGAGCCCGCTACGACATCAACGCCGAGAAGTTCGACCAGACCCGCATCGGCGTCGGTTACGTCGACGATTGCCTCATCTTGGCCGTGAATTACATTACAAGCTATATTTACAGTGGCAACGTCACCAACAACCACACGATCATGCTGCAGCTGAGCCTGCGTACACTTGGCGGCACTTCGGTCACCCAAGCGGTCGGCAACGGACAGTAG
- the rsmA gene encoding 16S rRNA (adenine(1518)-N(6)/adenine(1519)-N(6))-dimethyltransferase RsmA — MAQIDDLPPLREVIRRHGLSAKKSLGQNFLLDLNLTTRIARAAEPLESVTAVEIGPGPGGLTRGLLALGARRVIAIERDERALEALHEIAARYEGRLDVIAGDALEVDVREALGPERARVVANLPYNIATPLLIGWLTAEPWPPWYDMLVLMFQREVAERIVAKPGTKSYGRLAVLAGWRTEAKILFDVAPSAFVPPPKVTSSVVRLTPRPEPLPCDATALQKVTEAAFGQRRKMLRQSLKALGMDTNALLEAAGIEPTARAEEIDVEGFVTLARLYAARDRNATA; from the coding sequence ATGGCGCAGATCGACGACCTGCCGCCACTGCGCGAGGTCATCCGCCGCCACGGGCTGTCGGCAAAGAAATCCTTGGGCCAGAACTTCCTGCTCGATCTCAATCTGACGACACGCATCGCCCGCGCGGCCGAGCCGCTGGAGAGCGTCACCGCGGTGGAGATCGGTCCGGGTCCGGGCGGACTGACACGTGGCCTGCTGGCGCTCGGCGCCAGGCGCGTGATCGCCATCGAGCGCGACGAGCGCGCGCTGGAAGCGCTGCACGAAATCGCGGCGCGCTACGAAGGGCGTCTCGACGTCATCGCCGGCGATGCGCTTGAAGTCGATGTCCGCGAAGCGCTCGGGCCCGAACGCGCGCGCGTGGTGGCTAACCTGCCCTACAATATCGCGACGCCGCTGTTGATCGGCTGGCTCACCGCCGAACCGTGGCCGCCCTGGTACGACATGCTGGTGCTGATGTTCCAGCGCGAAGTCGCCGAGCGCATCGTTGCAAAGCCTGGCACCAAATCGTACGGCCGTCTCGCCGTGCTCGCGGGCTGGCGCACCGAAGCGAAAATCCTGTTCGACGTGGCACCTTCGGCGTTCGTGCCGCCGCCGAAAGTGACGTCCTCGGTCGTGCGCCTGACGCCGCGGCCGGAGCCATTGCCTTGCGATGCGACGGCTTTGCAGAAGGTCACCGAAGCGGCCTTCGGCCAGCGTCGCAAGATGCTGCGGCAGAGCCTCAAGGCGCTGGGCATGGATACCAACGCGCTGCTCGAGGCCGCCGGCATCGAGCCGACCGCGCGCGCGGAAGAGATCGACGTCGAAGGCTTCGTGACGTTGGCGCGGCTTTACGCGGCGCGCGACAGGAACGCTACGGCGTGA
- the pdxA gene encoding 4-hydroxythreonine-4-phosphate dehydrogenase PdxA, translating to MSDGLPLALTLGEPAGIGPDLSLAVWLKRRTLHLPPFYIVGDLDFLAERARLLKLDVPLKRVDPNEAASVFDRALPVVSLDAPVTARPGKPDDTSAPAAIASIRRAVADVLAGDAAAVVTNPIAKNVLYRADFADPGHTEFLARLAQEATGQAAMPVMLLWAPELAVVPVTIHIPLRNVIAELTTDLIVRTGRIVAHDMERRFGVARPRLAVAGLNPHAGEDGTIGDEDRDIVAPAVRQLQADGIDARGPLPADTLFHDRARALYDVALCMYHDQALIPIKTLAFDHGVNVTLGLPFVRTSPDHGTAFGLAGTGTANPASLIAALKLAARLTESAPALVPVQ from the coding sequence ATGAGCGACGGCCTGCCCCTGGCTTTGACCCTCGGCGAGCCCGCAGGCATCGGCCCGGATCTTTCGCTGGCGGTCTGGCTCAAGCGGCGCACGCTGCACCTCCCTCCCTTCTATATCGTCGGCGATCTCGACTTCCTGGCCGAACGGGCGCGTTTGCTCAAGCTTGATGTTCCGCTGAAGCGCGTAGACCCGAATGAGGCCGCGTCGGTATTCGATCGCGCTCTGCCGGTTGTGTCGCTCGATGCACCGGTCACCGCCCGGCCGGGCAAGCCCGATGACACCAGCGCACCGGCGGCGATCGCATCGATCCGCCGAGCGGTCGCCGACGTGCTGGCAGGCGATGCCGCCGCGGTGGTGACCAATCCTATCGCCAAGAACGTCCTTTACCGTGCCGACTTCGCCGATCCTGGCCACACCGAGTTCCTGGCGCGGCTGGCGCAAGAGGCAACGGGCCAAGCCGCGATGCCGGTCATGCTGTTGTGGGCACCGGAGCTGGCCGTGGTTCCCGTCACCATCCACATCCCGCTGAGGAATGTGATCGCCGAGCTGACCACCGATCTCATCGTCCGAACCGGGCGCATTGTCGCGCACGACATGGAGCGGCGCTTCGGCGTCGCGCGGCCGCGACTTGCCGTCGCCGGGCTCAATCCGCATGCCGGCGAAGACGGCACCATCGGCGACGAAGACCGTGACATTGTCGCGCCCGCCGTGCGCCAACTGCAGGCAGACGGCATCGATGCGCGCGGGCCCCTGCCCGCGGACACCCTGTTCCATGATCGCGCGCGCGCGCTCTATGACGTCGCGCTGTGCATGTATCACGACCAGGCGCTGATCCCGATCAAGACGCTTGCCTTCGATCACGGCGTCAATGTCACGCTGGGTTTGCCCTTCGTGCGTACCTCGCCCGATCACGGCACCGCGTTCGGTCTTGCCGGCACCGGTACAGCCAATCCGGCCAGCCTGATCGCGGCGCTGAAGCTGGCGGCGCGGCTCACCGAGTCGGCGCCCGCCCTCGTACCCGTCCAATAA
- a CDS encoding SurA N-terminal domain-containing protein, with the protein MRKTNFTPAALCRAARVTAAALALATVILPGVSRAQVVVIANGSPITELDIQQRTKLAATGGQKAPSRQEVIQDLIDDRLKIAKARVYGLEVSDRDVDNAFENLASRQHLNSAQFTQMLERAGISASALKARIRAEMTWNQLVRGKFASSLQVGEADIASALKDSKDSDAQTVAYTYTLYPVTIVVPRGASPGVIQAKRQEAENLRGRFANCNQGLAMARSLRDVAVREPVSRSSSDLAPQLRDMLGAMEVGRLTAAEVTPQGLQMFAVCAKKESSAESPAKRQAREQILNKRFETESKKYLEEIRKQAMIEYK; encoded by the coding sequence ATGCGGAAGACGAACTTCACCCCTGCCGCCCTTTGCCGCGCCGCGCGCGTCACGGCCGCGGCACTGGCGCTCGCGACCGTGATCCTGCCGGGCGTGAGCCGCGCCCAAGTCGTGGTCATCGCCAACGGCTCTCCGATTACCGAACTCGATATCCAGCAGCGCACCAAGCTGGCGGCCACCGGTGGTCAAAAGGCCCCCTCCCGCCAGGAGGTGATCCAGGACCTGATCGACGATCGGCTCAAGATCGCCAAGGCCCGCGTCTACGGCCTGGAGGTGAGCGATCGGGACGTCGACAACGCTTTCGAAAACCTGGCAAGCCGCCAACATCTCAACTCAGCGCAGTTCACGCAGATGCTGGAGCGTGCCGGCATCTCGGCGTCGGCATTGAAAGCGCGTATCCGCGCCGAGATGACCTGGAACCAGCTCGTTCGCGGCAAGTTCGCTTCCTCTTTGCAGGTCGGCGAAGCCGATATCGCCAGCGCGTTGAAGGACAGCAAAGACAGCGACGCCCAGACGGTCGCCTACACCTACACGCTCTACCCGGTGACGATCGTGGTCCCACGTGGCGCGAGCCCCGGCGTGATTCAGGCCAAGCGCCAGGAAGCGGAGAACCTGCGCGGACGCTTCGCCAACTGCAATCAAGGTCTGGCGATGGCCCGCTCGCTCAGGGACGTCGCCGTGCGTGAGCCGGTCAGCCGTTCCTCGAGCGATCTCGCCCCGCAGTTGCGCGACATGCTCGGCGCCATGGAAGTCGGTCGTCTGACGGCGGCCGAAGTGACGCCCCAGGGCCTGCAGATGTTCGCGGTGTGCGCCAAGAAAGAAAGCTCGGCGGAATCGCCGGCCAAGCGCCAGGCGCGCGAGCAGATTTTGAACAAGCGCTTCGAAACGGAATCCAAGAAGTATCTCGAAGAGATCCGCAAGCAAGCGATGATCGAGTACAAATGA
- a CDS encoding acyl carrier protein, with product MSDIAERVKKIVVEHLGVEPDKVTEQASFIDDLGADSLDTVELVMAFEEEFACEIPDDAAETILTVGDAVKFLEKNAKS from the coding sequence ATGAGTGACATTGCCGAGCGGGTGAAGAAGATCGTCGTGGAGCACCTGGGCGTGGAGCCCGACAAGGTGACGGAACAAGCAAGCTTCATCGATGATCTTGGCGCCGACAGTCTCGACACCGTCGAGCTCGTTATGGCCTTCGAGGAAGAGTTCGCTTGCGAAATCCCCGATGATGCCGCCGAGACCATCTTGACCGTCGGCGATGCGGTGAAGTTTCTCGAGAAGAACGCCAAGAGCTGA